The sequence GGCCCCCGGGATACCGCGCGATCGTGCCGCCATCGGTCAGTTGCTGACGAAGGCGTGGCGTCAGGATATTCGCCAGGGCCTCGCGGATGTCGCTCTCCTGGGTCTCCAGGAGACGATCGAAGTTGTGCGTGTACACGAACGCCTGGTTCGCCGACGTCAAGACCGCTTTCAGAAGGCGCTCGGTCGCACCAGCGGACAACGCGACGGCCTCGTTCCACATCCGGCGCTCGAACGCCGTCTCCGCCAGCTCCAGCTGCCGGTCGGCAGCTGCCACCCACTCCCTCGCGAGCGTGCGAGCGCGATCGTCAGGCGGCATACAACTCGATGCCTTCGCGGCTGGCGGGATGCTCGATCGCCCCCACGCAGTCGCGGCGCCACTCGTACTCGGAGTGCGTCGTGATCAGAAGGTCGTAGTCGATCGGCACCGATCCGATCGCGACACGCATGTCAATGACCGCGGCTCGGGTGGCGGGTTGCCCGTCGGGCAGCACGACGAGGATGTCGAGGTCACTGTCCGGACCAGCATCGCCGCGCGCATGTGACCCGAAGAGGACAATCCGTTCCGGATCCCACCGGCGCAGTTCCGTCACGATACGCTTCAGCGTGGCCGCATCAGCACCGGCCAAGCCCGCCTTGCGCCGGACCTCCTCGTAGGGCACGCGGCCGCGGTCGCGGCGCCCCTTCCGGGCAGCCTGCGCGTCATCCTGATCTTCGAGGGCTTCCAGACGAGCGAGGTCGGCAACCGAGACGAGCGCCGCGACGGCCTTGCCGTGGCGTTCGAGCACGATCCGCTCGCCGCCATAGGCAACGCGGTTGAGGGTGTCACCGAACGTGTCGCGCACGGCCGTGGCAGCCAATCTAGCCATAGGTGTATATTACACGTTTCGTACGTTTTGGGCAATTATGTCGCTGGGCTGAGACGAACAGTTCCGATCGGCCGGATAATGGCGAGACCCGGCGTGACCATCACGGTCACGAAACCGTCGCCACGATCCCCGAAACTGCGTCAAAACGGGCCGCGAGTGGGGTATTGGCTCTCCTACCGGCCGGCCGACCATCCGACGAACGCGCCGGCGTCAAACCAGTCGCGCGTGAACCGGTTGTTTGAGCCGTACGGCCACGTGTGCACGTAGTTGGCCGCGACACCCATCGCCACGGCTCCGCGCGTGACGGTGAGTCGCAGTGAGGGCACAACGCTCAGGCCCTTTGCGATGAATACGATGTCCTGGCCCGGGTACTTGTCCGGCAGGCTCGTGGTCAGGCGAGCGAGCGTGAGGGGCGAGACGTCGATACCAGCAGCCAGGCGCCAACGGCTGGCACCGGCCAAGGTCCGCGCGAGGCCGAACTGCGCCTCCTGGACAGCCGAGATTGTAATTTCCCGATCTGTGTTGAAGAACCGGCTCTCGGACGGAGGTGTTGAGTGGCGCGTGATGGAATCGCTCGGCCTGAACGCTGACCGGTCCCGCCGGTACACATATCCGACCCGGCCGGTGAAACCGTGAATCGCCCCCAGGTCCATGTGCTGACCGACGCGAAATCCGCTCACGGAGGTGACGGCGGTCGTGCCATACACGACGGTGTCGCCATCGGGCTGAAAGAACGTGTCGTAGTCGTCGCCGACGCCGGTGCCCCGGGGCGCGAATCCCGCGTCAGTTTCCAGCCATCGGCCGAACACATAGTAGCGTGCCCGCGCGACGATCCAGTGATTACCGGCGTCATACTTCTGCTCGAAGAAGTGCGGCACCAGAGCGGGTGTACTAAAGCTCGAGGGGTGTTCGAAGCGGTACCGATGCGTGTCGTCGCGAAACTCCCATCCGAACGTCACGGTCGCGATGTCGGGCGCCACCGACGACGGCGCCGGGGTGGCGGAACTGGCCGGCTGGGCAGCCGGACGCTGCCCGGCGACGGGCGTGGCGCCGATGGCCATCAACACGGCGCACAAGACAAATAACCGAATGCCGATTGGTTCCCGATTCCAGTCGCATCGCGTCCGTCGCTCATCAAACGACGGTTTCACCACCCGCCTCCCGGAAACGGACAGGCGGCCATCAACAGCGCGGCCGCTGCAACACCCACGATCACGAGCACCAGGCCGGCCTTCTCTCGGTAGGGGTCAAACGGAGGTTCCCCCCATTCCGATCCCCAGCGGCTTCGTAGCTTGGAACCGATCCGGCGTTCAAATTCGCGACCGACGAAGAACACGACGACTGCCAGAATGACGTATCGCATCTCTCGGCTCACGCGCTCTTCCTTCTGAGCACCCACACGGAATTCGGACCAGGGGCTCGGCGCCTCGCCTCGGCGTCCCAGAAATACTCGGACGGCACCCCGGCAGAGCCGATCTCGATGATGCCAACGATGTCGTAGTGTGCCGGGGCATAGCGATTGAACCACTCCCGGATGTCGGTCGGCGACTGGGGTGTGGCCAGCCACGACATCGAGACGTTGCAATACAACAGGTACTTGGGCCGTGCCGCCTCAATCTCGCTCATCATCTCGCGCTGCATCCGCACGTTGTCGGCCTGGGGTTCAACGAGCGGATAGACGTAGAGGTATCCTGTCGCCGATTGCCTTCCTGCGTACACGAGAATCTCCGGCTCCGACCCGAGAATGGCGATGGTGTCTGCCGCCGTGGTGTCGCTGGCGATACGCGCCCCAATCGCTTTCGCCTCGACAAACGGGTTGCCCGCATAGATCTTCCTGCTCACCTCGTCTGGCGGGTCATCAACGTAATAGGCGCGGTCGTTGGCCATCGCGAAGATGCCCATCGCCGCAACCGCAACAAACGGCAGCGCCCGGACGACCGAACCGCCACGAACCGACGGAACGAGCCGCGTGAAGAAGTCGAGCGCGATCGCGGCCAGAACGCCGACCGCAGGCAGCAGCAGAACGAAGTAGTGCTCCCTGAAGTTGAGGCCCGGCAGCACGGCGGCAACCGAGAAGACGGCGAGCGAGGTCACGAGGATCTTCTGGTGCAGCTCGTACCTGGCCACCCACACGGCGGCGAGACCCGCCAGCGCCAGCAGCCACACGACCGGGTACTCCCTGAAGATCGGACCGAACGACAGGCGGAACAGCGCTGCCCCCACGTCCCACGGGGTTTCGGCCGATGCGTAGCTGGTGGCATAGGTGACGGTCCAGAACCAGAACCTGCCGAACGCGCCGTTGGCGGCCATCACGAGGACAACGATGCCGTACGGAATCGCCGCGGCGACGACGTACGCCATCACGGCCATGAACATCTTCTTCCAGAGCCACGGGCGGACGGATGCGACGCGCACGAGCACCATCAAGCCGCCGAACGCCACGAGGAACACCGCATGCTGCTTCATCAGGAACGCCAGACCGAACATCAACCCGGTAAGCGCGCCTTGCAGCCACGGCCTGCGCTCATTCCACCGCGAGTAGAACAGCAATCCAAGCAGCGCAAAGAAGTTGACGAAATGGGTCGCGTGGGCCGCGAAACCCAGCAGCGGGCTGCTCACCGACAGCAGACCGTACACCGTGGCGGCCACCAGCGCGACCATCGGCGAGAACAGGCGCTTGAAGACGACGAACATCAGCGCGATCGTCGCCAGCGACAGCAGCATGAAACCCGCATGGACGCCCGCAGGCGAACTGCCAAAGACGGCCATGATCGCGGAGTACATCCCGTAGGTGCCGGGCAGCTTCATGTTGTACGCGTCGCGGTAGGGCAATCCGCCGTGCAGAATCAGGTTGCCCATGTACGCGTACTCGCCTTCGTCGCGCTCGAACGGCACCGCCAGGAGGCGCAGCCGAATCACCGCGATGAGCACCAGCACGGCGGCGAGCGCCACGGTGTGGTAGTCGAATCGCGGAGTCGGGGCTGGCGTCGTGCCCTCGGCGGAAGGACGCGTGCCGTGTTTGCGATGGTGCGGCTTATGAATCGAGTTGGTCATCTGTTGCCGCAATCAGGAATCGCGACGCTAGCCATCTTCGAGCTCCATCTTACCGAATGAGCCAAGGATAAGGCGGAGCTTGACTAGCGCCAGCCGGTCACGACGACGACCGGCAGATTTTCGAACGGGTTCACGCCGGACGGCGACGGCTTCATGACGACTCCCCCGCCCGTCGCGTGACTCGTAATGAAGTGCCCCGCGCGCATTCCCCAGACAATCGAATAAGGTTCGTCGAACCAGCCCCAGGGATTGTCTGGCGCAGGCCGGATCTCGGGCGGCGGCGTGCCGTCCAGCGGGATCCCGCCAACCAGCCAGACTCGATTGCCCCGCTGAAGAGTGGTCGCGATGCGCTGCAAGACGACATCAATCGGTCGCTCCTTCTGAATCTCCACCTTCAGCAAGTCGTACCGATGCAGAAAGTGATCCTCAAGTGGCGGAAGCGTGGTCCATGGAGCCGCACCGGTGTAGTAACGCGCGAAGGTCGCACCGCAGTACCACGGGTGGACAATGACGTAGTCGCCGAGCGATACCTCGCCGTTGAGCCGCGCGGCAATCATGTCGACATTCGTCTGCCGCGTCTCGAGGGCAGGCAGCCCCCACACCAGCGCCGCTATGCCCGCCCAGGCGGCCAGCGCGGTCAGAGCCACCCGCGCCCATCGATGGGTCGTTGACAAGACCGCATCAAGGCAGACGGCCATAAATGCCATCAGCGTCGTGTAGTACCACGCCTGCGTGGGCAGGTCGGCCGTTTTGAGAAACCCGGCGAACATCCCCACGGCAACCACCATCGCGACGCCAGCAAACACGCTGAGGTCGCTGCTCTCCTTTTCCGCATATCCGAACGCGCGCCTGTACAGGCTCACAGTGGCCACGCCGACGGCAGCCGCCGACAGCGCCACCCACACCCAGTTGAACGCCGGCACCGGATAGCCTGTCGCCGATGACAGGTTCAGCCAGCCCCCGGCCCACTGAAACCCGGCCTTCTCGAGGGCATACCATTCCTGGGCGCGCCGGACGATGTCGAGGTAGGGAAGCAGCGACGCGGCCGCGAGCGCTCCGACACCAAGGGGCCAGAGCGTCTGGGCCCAGCGCCGACGGAGCAGGAATACGCTCGCGGCTCCGCAGCACGCGGCGAGCACGAAGATG comes from Acidobacteriota bacterium and encodes:
- a CDS encoding type II toxin-antitoxin system prevent-host-death family antitoxin, whose protein sequence is MARLAATAVRDTFGDTLNRVAYGGERIVLERHGKAVAALVSVADLARLEALEDQDDAQAARKGRRDRGRVPYEEVRRKAGLAGADAATLKRIVTELRRWDPERIVLFGSHARGDAGPDSDLDILVVLPDGQPATRAAVIDMRVAIGSVPIDYDLLITTHSEYEWRRDCVGAIEHPASREGIELYAA
- a CDS encoding HEPN domain-containing protein, with the translated sequence MPPDDRARTLAREWVAAADRQLELAETAFERRMWNEAVALSAGATERLLKAVLTSANQAFVYTHNFDRLLETQESDIREALANILTPRLRQQLTDGGTIARYPGGPSYLEDECRAAVTAGRSVRAALRSARPELFDD
- a CDS encoding glycosyltransferase family 39 protein, with amino-acid sequence MTNSIHKPHHRKHGTRPSAEGTTPAPTPRFDYHTVALAAVLVLIAVIRLRLLAVPFERDEGEYAYMGNLILHGGLPYRDAYNMKLPGTYGMYSAIMAVFGSSPAGVHAGFMLLSLATIALMFVVFKRLFSPMVALVAATVYGLLSVSSPLLGFAAHATHFVNFFALLGLLFYSRWNERRPWLQGALTGLMFGLAFLMKQHAVFLVAFGGLMVLVRVASVRPWLWKKMFMAVMAYVVAAAIPYGIVVLVMAANGAFGRFWFWTVTYATSYASAETPWDVGAALFRLSFGPIFREYPVVWLLALAGLAAVWVARYELHQKILVTSLAVFSVAAVLPGLNFREHYFVLLLPAVGVLAAIALDFFTRLVPSVRGGSVVRALPFVAVAAMGIFAMANDRAYYVDDPPDEVSRKIYAGNPFVEAKAIGARIASDTTAADTIAILGSEPEILVYAGRQSATGYLYVYPLVEPQADNVRMQREMMSEIEAARPKYLLYCNVSMSWLATPQSPTDIREWFNRYAPAHYDIVGIIEIGSAGVPSEYFWDAEARRRAPGPNSVWVLRRKSA